Genomic window (Ascochyta rabiei chromosome 13, complete sequence):
TACCATAGTACGTGCGCGACGTCGTTGTGCATGTCGCGCTCACTGTACGGCGGTACTACTCACGGGGCCGAAGAAGCAAGAGACACAGCACAACGACGCGGGTTGGCGCCCCTGCGTGAATGCAACTCGAAAAAGCAGCAGCCTCGTACTCTCTTTGTTCCTATTTTTGCAATGGCATGTGCACAGACAGGCTCGCCTGAACACAAAAAGTCAAAGGAGCATCCGAGTTCCGATCGTGCCGTGCCCTGCACCCAGGACTGCCACGAGCGCGATGTATTCCCGACAAGGTAAAAACTACGTTCAATAGTGTGATCGATGGTGTGTTGGCGTTGGTCAGCGCATTCCTATCAGTGGATATGGAAACTTCTGTTATGCAGGGTGAACGGACAACCGCCCCCGGATCTCCAGAGAAGTGTTCGAGAAGAGCGGTGGCTGCTTGCGCATCAGCGACTTCGACCTCTGCGACTGGGTTCTCAAAGACACCGGTAACATTAACAACATAGTCAAGTTGCAATGCTCACGTCAGGAAAAGTATCGTAACGGGTCGGCAACAATTCGCCGAGTCCTAGCCCGTGTTCGTTTCTAATGGCTCCACATTTTGGTGCTGTACGAGCGGAACACCAGTCACCGCTCCTCTCACATAGCAAGGGTTGATAACAGCAGACTCAAGCTCCAACCAGACATCAAAACGAGCTATCTTTCTAAAAATCATTGGAACACCCCCAACTGTTCGTTGGCTTATTGATACCCACACTCAACTGCCGCTTCAAGAATACGAGGGACAAGCCCATACGAAATGTGAAAACGTAAATAGCGTCATCGTCCTAGCAACGCACGGAAACAGTAACAACAGCTGCAGTCATCAGGTGATCACAGTTAGCAAGCCACCACGAGGAACGATTCGGACAGGCCAAGCGATGGTGAGATGGCTGTTGTTTAGCTCGCTTCAACTTTCTCCGGAGCTACCGCGCAAGAAACAGTAGAGAACTACATTTGCTGCTCGTCTCACATAAGCCCTCAAGACGGCAAGCAACTATGACAGTTGTCGCCATTACCGGCCCGTCTCTTCAGGTGCAAGCAAGTATTCATGGTATCATCGCAGATTCGTTCGATGCGGACACCCAATGTGAAACCCAGCAACTCTACGCGCAACCTGCCAGTCAAGCAGCGAATTGGCAAGCGAACCTGGAATTCGATGTTGGAACATCGTTCGGTTATTACGTCAGTGGCGCCAGCAGCCGCTCGCTAGCACAAATCGAGGGTGTTAACTAGATGTGGACGAATACTTTCACTCCCATGCAACATCGATTAGCATCTTCGAATCGTCGCTGTTGGCTACAAGTATCATGATCAACAGAAACGCAAAAGCGAATTCTCAAGGACTGTCCGCTCGATCTCCGGAAACGATACAATACAAATCGAGTCTGGACGTACCCGCTTCCCTAAGCGGACCGAATGCGCAAATCCCAACTTCTGCATCTCCTCATTTTCCCATACTTGACCCCGCAATTGAGCAAGTACCGTTGCTGCGCGGCATGTCGATCTTCAAGATAATCTGCAGACCGAAACATCCGTCGCCACATCACCGTTTCTGGCGGCATGTGTACAGGTCCTTACGCGTACAGATTGATCATCATCAGCGTGTGCCTCGAGCCTGCGAAGTGCACGCGCGTTAGACTACGAGCGAGCAGCGCAGCCTCTTGTTGGTGATCTATCCATTGAAGAAGACAAGCACGATACAGCGTCCTACTGCACACCACTGCCACGATACGCGCGTGATTAGGCTTACAACGTAAGGCAGAAATGTGGCTTCCGCCCTTGTTGAACACAGTCGATATTGGCAACGGCTAGAGCGGCAATGCACCTGATAATTTACGGCGAGCCACTTGGCAATCTTGAATTGCTCAAACTTACAATAAGCGGGTTCTGACTGCATCGATAAGCTACGAAGCTGTAACCTAGTACTCCACGTTTCCACAAAAGTATATGCTGAGCAAGCAAGAGAGAGCTTTTGCAGGGATAGGGCTAGTCTATACCCTCTCTACTCAAGATCACATTTTGCCAAGCAGCTTGTGCATTACTAGGCGCAGTACACTGCGAATGTATCTTGGTAACGTCAGGCAGTTCCGTTCATGTAAAAACACATCTGTATTCGCCACGGCATTCGGAGATCCATATCAAGTAGGGCCACTGTAGTACCATGTTCAATCAGGCTGTCGTGTATGCCAGCTGTGCTTTGCGTTGAACAACAACGGACATGCAGGTGAGCAGCTCGCTTGCAGCGGTAACGCAAAACGACGAATACTGTAGGCATGGTGATTATTATTTGTAACCAATTTCGATATCTTTCCTCGAAGCTCTACTCTGTCAAGATCGCGAAGCACCCTCCATCGTATGTCGTCCTCGTTGCTGTGATCTGGACGGTGTTTTATCATGCTCTATGTTCTCGTCTTTGCACCGTGTCCATGCCTACATCGCTTTTTCTCGATCGAACCCCATATAAGTAGTGCATGGGCCACTTTCAAGGACAGTGCAATGTTTTCTGACGAACCGAAACCTGATAGGTACATGTCTGACAACGCACGGTCGCATTCGGCTTCTTCAGATAAACGTCTGAGCGAACAACAGAGCTGACCATGCAGCTAGGGCATTTTGAATTGACCATATCATGCGCTAATGCCAACGCCATGTCCGCTCCGAAGACAGGGTTGGAAAATACCAGCTCCCGGTATGCTGGAGTGTCTGTGAACTTGCGCTGGCCTTCAAGGAGAATGGATGCAAACAACTTCCCCAAGGGACCACCGACGCTTGCTACGGAGGCGTAGTGGGTGCTGATAGCAGCTTCGAGGAGCTCGAAAGCATCAATGTTCAATTGGGAACGTACGTCCGCAGTGATAGGGTCGTAAATTCTGGGCACGTCGTATTTGTCAGCCACAGCATAGACACTGATGGGAATCGTGACGCGCCTCTCTGGGTCGTCCATTGCGAGCTTGATGATCGTATCCGTGTCGTATTGGTAAGTGTAGATGTACTTGAGGAGGAACTCGAAATGGTCTGGATCATCGTCGTGGAGCTCGATCACCTGAGTTCCAGCTTCCTGTATGAGAGTCAGGTAGCGTTCTAGCTTTCGCTTGTATTTTCTGACCTTGAAGCTGCCCTTGAACATTTTGAGGAAGTAGCGAGACTCCAGGCAGAGCACAGCTCTGTGCGCAAAGTACTCGCGGACTTTACCGTTGTATACGTGTTTGATTTTCACGTCGGAAAATGCAGGATCGTTGAATAGCCTGATAGTGGTCAGTTTTGGTCTGGATCACTGTGTGCAGGTGCTTGCCGTGGTAGACTTACTGAGCAGCCGAACGATTGTCGGAGTCGTTCATGGTGACTGAGGACCTTATTTCGAACGCTATTCGAATGTtgtgaagaagagaaggctaggaaTGTATGAAGAAGTTTTTGGTGATGTAGCAAACGGAATGCTATTCGAAGTGACACGGCATAGAAGATTCGAGACGCGGTCTTCGACGGCCTGTACTACACCATTTGATTTGAACAAGAAGTGATTGAATTGGTGGCGAGTAGTTTGTCTTAGCAAAAGGAACTACTACTTGCAATCAGACTTGTATGAACTTATTAGCTATAGCCAACGTGACTGCGCAAGAGTCAAATATGCTACCGTACCCGACGGACACCAACATCTGATAGTGCAATACAATTTATGACCTCCTGCCAACGTGAGGAATGACTGATCACCTCAAGCTAGACCCCGCCATTGAGTACCAACGATGAAAGTAAAAAGAGAGACATGGTAAACAATAAGTGCTATTGACCTGGGCCCTATGTACTGACAAAGCATCTACTATTACCCTACGTGCGCCTGTAAGCGTCCGCAGCAGTGAAGTGCGCATGTAGTGGCGTCTATATAGACCCTTATTACATTTCTCCGGTTTCCTTTGACTGGTAAACTCAGATCATGTTCATAGTCCAGCTTCAGAGATTGACGCATGCTCAAGCCTGTGATACTAGCGCTTCACCAAGCTTCTTATAGTTACAGAATACTCTGGACATTAGAGCCTGAACAACTTGTTCTTCTTGCTCGAAGACTTCGTTGATCTAAACATTGACCTACTCCGAGAGGGATTGGGTGCAACGATGATACAGTTATCGCAGCCTGACGAAATGCTGTAGTCTGCAAACTTGTAGAAGGGTTTGTTACTCTTGCAGGTGAGACATACATAGGACCTTGCTTGTCGCTTTCTAGTGATGGAGGCTGGAAAATGTTGCTGTTGAAGAAAAGATGAAAGTGCTTTAACTCACGCTCTGATTCGGCTGTGCGTACAAGCTCGACTTCAACGTACTAAAACGCAGTTCATTCGTTGTCTTCAGAACGTTGAACCAAGATCAGAGAGACAAACACAAGGAAAGCATTCGCGACCTTCCATGCTAACACCCTGTTTGTCTTCTCAACGTGCAAGTTTGAGCTAGACTTCTTCTGTATCGTGGAACAAAGGCCAGCCCATTCAGGAGCAAAAAGAAGTGGTGCGGACAGATCGTATATGATAGATAGATTGATGTGTAGCAAGTGCAAAAAGAATACTCCCCCGGAAAGGCTCGAACTTTCAACCTCCTGATGTGCCATCAAGCGGGTACGGATAACAGTCAGACGCGCTAGCCAATTGCGCCACGGAGGATTTGATCTTGAAGATCAGTGGCAACTGTTGTTATTTGCTTGATGGAAATGGCATTTACTTTGTATTATATATCGCCGTATCCAGCTCGCATGGAGCATCATGTCTCCACCTCGCTTTAGTGCTTCTGAGATCCACTACGGAGACGATTATCTGCAGCGTTGGTGATTCGCTCCGTACTCGCTTGTGTGCCCAATCATTACGCATCATTGCTCATTGCGCTATTGGCGGAAAACCTTCGTCACCAGACATATTAGCAGATATCGAAGATCGCCTGCGCTCGACGTGACATAACATTGTGCGACCGCCGGCGCCTGAATATTCGCTACATATGTTGGACGGTATAAATTTCCGAGACTGTGAAGAAGAACCCCTGAGACACCGCCGTTTTGTGCGCTAAAATACTCCACTCGCTATGCTTCGTAAGAGACAGTCATTGCTCTGGGGGGAAGAACAACATCGCAAAGCATCTCAAGTGCTCTTCCTAGGTCCCTTCCTCCTCGAGCCACTGGCAGGCTTCGCTATGATCTTGAATTCGTCGCTGTCAAGGTCGAGAGTGCCGCGCAGAATGCTGTTAGTCAGCAGGTCCTTGTGATAGCACGTCTCGCCGTCTTCGACCATTCTGTCGGCGTCCGggtcctcctcttcctttGCAAGCACAATAATCTTGCCACTCTTGTCAGTTCGCTTTGACACAACCTTTGCACCCACTGTCTGACACACTCGGTCCATCTCGCGAAAGTTGGTGTATGTCTTCCTCAGCGCGGGTGTGAAGTAGATTGTGTAACCCTTGAATGGAGTCTGCGCTACACCCCACACTTTCTCAAGGTCAAACCCCCAATCTTTCTCCTGTTGAGCAACGGAAGGTTTGTACGACGACAGGTCGAGGAACGCTTCAGACTTGGCAGATTCGGATAGCCATCTGTCAGACACGATGGGAATACCAAGCGCAATCGCTTGGATGACTTTCATAGTCTTGGCCAGGCCGACGTCTCGCACGCTGCATTCTGTCAGTACTTAATCAATACGGTAACTGAGTTGCTAGACAAGTAGCTCTAGGCTCACATACCATAACACATTGCATTTGTCCTCGACAGAAGCGACAAGTGTGCCTCCATGTTTTCGCAGGAACTTGATTGTCGGACTCCCATCTTTTAAGGCCGAGTTACTCGTAGCAACCCGAGGTGGCTCACCTTCATACGCCACAGCGGTTGTAGCCGTTGCAGAGCGCTGAGAGCTCATTTCCGACTTGGATGGCGTTGTCTCTGGGAGCTCTAGCACTCGCCTTTTTCCTTTTGTCGAGTAGCTCTTGCAAGAAAGGTCGGCATTAATGTCATTAAACGGACTGTTTTGCACGATGTCACCTTCGACTTCCTTATTGGGCACCGCCCTTCTCGCTCGCTTGGCCGACCGACCTTCCGCAGACAGGTGAGGCTCTGGTGAACTAACAGGACTCGCGCGTTTCTTCGACTGCCGACCGCCGACTCTGACCTCAGGAGAGCCCTGTGGTCGCTTTCGATCTGTAATGGATTCGACGTCGAAAGACTCCTGCACAGTGCTTTTTGGTGACTGGCCGGTTCGAGCTGTGGAGAAGGTCTCAGCGAGAGCAATCGCTGCAGGTGGTGGTGACATAGACTTTACAAGTCCACCTTCGGTCTCGGGGGCAGGGTCGTACTCGTTCACTCCTAACATACGATCGGTTGTCGGAGTTTCCTGTACGAGAAGGGAGCGCTGTTCAGGAAGCCGCGGCGTGGCAGAAGGTTGCGACTTGGTTGGCTGGGTCACAGGCTGCGTAACAGGAACCTCGGTGATTGTATCATCCAGAGTTGCTTCATCCTCCGTCTCGTCTCCAGGAGTATCAGCTACTGCATCCTTGGACTCAAAGGGTTCGACGTCGTCAAGTCCGGCAGCTGATGAGTTTACTTGCACTTCTGGCGCACGGTACATACATGCCACACTGTCGGTAACATTCGGTGAAGTGATGACATCCCCGTTCCTCAAAATGATAATCTCAGATCGGCCATCAGAAAGGGGCTCAAGCTGATACTTGACATCTCGCGGATCTGCAACCACCGAAGAGTGCAAGTCGGTTTGTGAGTGGCCAGGGAAGACAAGTAGCGTATCAACAGCTTGCAGCTTGGCGCCACCAGGTTCAATTGCTGCCCAGGTTAGTATGAGATGCAGGACTCTGCAGGGATACGCGTACTGATGCGTCCGAGCTTGCTATCGTTCGGGAGAAGGCAACGGTCTGTCACCAACGTGAGTTTGCCGTGCCTTTGGACGAGATACGTCGCGTGTCCAATTGCCAAAGAAATTCTGCATACACATGCACCTCCCACTCGGCGCTGTTCCAGGTCCATGTCGAAGCTTTGGATTTCCAGACGCGTCGTGGCGGAAAGTGGTAGGCAACGAGTGCTATTGCGCTAACCACATTGGGTTGAACGCGGCTTCCTCGTGTCACAACACTGCACGTCCGCCTCATCCATTGACGCACTCCTATTGATCAGGTGACCTCGAATGCGTGCCTCTTTTTGGTCTTTCGCAGCCTTAGGCGAAGGTCTCACTAAGTTGGCCCTCACGCCTCGACGGACAATAGTAAGCTCCACCGCGCTATCTCGCAACCACAAATTCGAAACCGGAATGACCACATCTACCAAGCTCTGACAATATTCCGATTGCTTCCGTGAGTTCTCGCGAGACACAATACATGAGTTTCCCATAGGATTGGATCTGCTTTGCCTCACGGTGTTTGCGGTGAGCTGAGCGTCCCGTACTATGAGGTGAAGATGATCGAGGAACAATAGTTAGGTCCGGATCTGTCTGAGGTAACTGTGCTCACGACGAAAATGTCTCGCTGAGCACACGGTATAGGCAGCTCATCACAGTCGCGAAGCAGCATCTATGGTTTGCTATTGTCGCCATCACTTTTTTTACTGCTCGCCGACAATGCTTAGCTGAAAATCTAACGTTAGTCCTTGGAGCATCTAAAGATATTGTGTTCTACTAGTGACTGATTACCGCTTCCCGAAAAGCTCTGTTAATTGACTTGCGCAGTCTCTCTTCCATCTACTGCTGTTATATTCTCTTCTTCCAAATCCAAACACCGGTCTGCGCTCTTCCACCAGTCACCCTTGCGGCAGTTTGAAGCGCGTCTCTTTGTTCCAACACAAACTATCCCTGTCTCAACAAAAAGCATCTGCTCCAACACTTCGTTCCAGTCCCAATCAACGGCGACATTACACACGCAAACCACCACGTCAAGCATGGAGGACGCAGTACAGTCGATGGCGGTCGACCCCGCGAAGCAGCCAGTCACACTCCGCTACCCAGATGGCTCGACCTTCGAAGTTGATATGGAGCTGATCAACAGGTATCGACTTTACAGCGCCCGGCTGGCCATCAGCTACGGCACTCAGCTTGGGTCAACTGTTCTTCTTCTGGTAGTTCTTCTCCTTCTGACCAGACCTGAGAAGAGAAAGTCTTCTATCTTCATCCTCAACGCCCTTTGCCTCACTGGCAACAGTGTTCGATGCATCTTAACTTGTTGTTTCGTTACTGGCAACCTGTTGCATCCGTACACCCAGCTTTCAGGAGACCCCAGCCTAACCACTGCTTCGGATCTCGCTGTCTCGATCACCAGCACTACCCTGAGCTTCATTGTCACGGCCCTCGTTATGGCCTCGCTCAGCTTACAGGTTTGGGTAGTTTGCGTCACAACGGGAAAGCTCCATCGCATCCTGATCATGGGTACCACGACCACGGTGGCCTTGATTTCTGTTGGCTACAAGTTCGCCTTCATGATCACATCCAACCGAGCAACGATGAGTCTTATGTCCCTCACACCTGATGATAGGATTGGCTCTGGATCTTACATCACGCAAGCCATAGCTATCTTGCTCTACAGCTGCGTTTTCATTTGGAAACTGGGCTATGCCATCGCGCAGCGACGCCGTCTCAAGATGCTACAATTCGGACCGATGCAGATTGTCTTTATCATGGGCTGCCAGACAATGGTCATTCCGGGTATGTCTTCCCGTCCATACAGCATCGAACTCACTAACGTTTGCTAGGCATATTCTCGACCCTCCAGTTCCACCGTCTTGTTCTCGAAGCAGTCCCCGAGATCGGCACAATGGTGCTTACCGTCGTCTGCATCTTCTTGCCTTTGTCAGCCATCTGGGCAGGTGTTGCCAACGACTCCGCTCTTGCCTATCGGGGACGGAATGGGCATCAACACTTGATGAATAGCCAATCCGGTCGAGGCTCATCAACCCTAGCAACCAGCGACAGCACGACAGCCTTCGAGAAGAGCCGACAAATGAGCTGCTCCGCTTGCACCCACCCGAAAAAGCGTGAGGAATTTGATACGCCTGAGCCGAGCCCTACTGGGAAGAGGAGTGCCGCTGGGGACAATGGTATCCATGTCGGTCGCGAGTTCACTGTTCGCCACGAAGATATCGCTTTGGAGCATTTCTGAAACGATGTGCCACTTGCATCTTGGCCGGTAGCGACTTCAAGGCTTGTCTACTCTACAGCATTACTAGCAAACTTTTCTTCACGGCTCTCAGGGGGCTACATCTTGTAATCACCCTTCCATTTTCATGTACTGCAGGAAATAGTGGAGGAGCCAGTGAACAGGGGGCGCGAGGGTTGTTCAGGACATATATTACGTTTTTTCCCTTGGCACTTTTATACCAATATGAAATCAACGAGCGTGCGCAACAAGCATTTACTCCCATCTCACATTTCATGATCTCACGGCTGGGTAAGCTTTGGCGTTACTTACGGCTTGGTAGCATGCTACGGCGAGCCTATGATTGAGGCTGCCACCACGGTGCTCAACATTATCGCATATATCGACCTCTAGCTCTCTCTGCACTCGTCGTAATCATGCCCTGCTACCAAACACGAATTTTTTTGTGAAACAGAAGCGAATACATCCCGAGCATGAGGCGACAACGTCATCTGCGGGGAATGCGGGGCTCGCAGCCTCCTAACCTCTCACTCGACGCGCAGCCGCAAAGCATGGCGCGACCACCACAACTGCCGATATGACTACGACTTTCGTCAGCAATCAAAGACAGGCGGCTCGGGCCGATAGTCGCGATGTCCGGCAAGCTTGCAGTTGAGCGTTTAGGCCCATCGCCTACAAAGAGCTAGATGTGGGGATACGTGTGGAACAAGCTCCTCCTGAACCGACAGCTTAGTCTTGACGACTCCTGTTTTCTACGATAGACCCAACCAGAATTTCACTCACGGCAGCCTCCGGTCATACGAATTGATCCAGCTTCTGCATCCGCCATGTCTTTTTCCCTCCACCGCAGCCCACCCTTCCGCGCCGAACATCTCGGCTCCCTTAAACGCCCGCAAGCCCTCCTCGACGCACGCTACAAGGACCACAAGTCGTCTGCAGAGCTCGAGCCTCTTGAAGACCAAGCCATCAAAGACATTGTCAAGACACAGCTCGATCTCGGTTTCTGCGGCATAAGCGATGGCGAGTACCGTCGACACATGTTCTGGGGCACCTTCTGGCCGTCCCTGGAAGGCATGGAGGAGATCCAGAACCCGCCTCTCGACACTTTCCGCATGTACGTCCCGGATCTCGCTGCGTTCTTGGAGAGCGGGCATCAGCCGGGCGAGAGCGTGTACTGTGTGGGCAAGATTAAACATACGGGTGAGAGTACCTATGTAAGCCAGATAGAGTATCTGAAGACTCTGCTACCACAGGAGAGGTGGGGTGATATCAAGTTGACGCTTGCCGCGCCAAATTGGTATCACCTGAGGTATGTCGACGGTAAGGCGTTTCCGAAGGACGTGTACGCCAATGACAAGGAATACTTCGCCGATATTGCGAAGGCGTACCAAGTCGAACTGGACATACTCTACAAGGCGGGTCTGAGAAACGTACAATTCGACGACCCAAACCTCGCATGTGCGCTTGCCCCTTCGCAACTTATCAAACGCTATAGCTTACCTTGAGCCAGACTTCTGCTCCGAAAAGATGCTATCCGGCTGGAAAGAAGACAAGAACAACACCATTTCCGCCGACGAATTATTCGACCTGTACATCCAGCTGTACAACGACTGCTTATCACAAATCCCCTCCGACATGCACGTCGGCGTGCACCTCTGTCGCGGCAACTTCGTCAACTCGCGCCACTTCTCTGAAGGCGGCTACGACCGCATCGCAACGAAGCTCTTCCAACACCTGAACGTGCACACCTACTATCTTGAATACGACACGCCGCGTGCAGGGGGCTTTGAGCCGTTGGCGCACCTCCCCAAGAACAAGAATGTCATCCTTGGTGTGGTGACGAGCAAGTTTCCCAAGCTGGAAGACAAAGAGGAGTTGAAAAGCAGGATCTACCAGGCTGCGGAGGTCATGGCGCAAGGGCAGGGTGAGACTAGGGAAGAGGCGTTGAGGAGGTGTGGCGTTAGTCCGCAGTGTGGGTTTGCGAGTCATGCCGAGGGCAACCTGATTGATATTGAGGGCATGAAGAAGAAGTTGAGGCTGGTAAGGGAGGTTGCCGACGAGGTGTGGCCGGGTGAGGCGTAGAGTGAGACTAGGTGTGGCACTTGGGTCGCCTCGCAAATCACAGTGTTATGTGCTCGAACGACAGTGATCGTTGGTGATGGAACGATGTTGGCATTGTCCGCTATCAAAGCGAAAGTATTCACTTTGCTCAAATTGAAGTCAACTTAGAGATGCCAGTATCCAAAATTTCCTTTGCTATGAATCGGGCAGGAGGGAGAGCGCGTGGAAGTCAGGAGCGCCTGGGTCTATGCAACGATAATGACGTGATTTAGTGAAGGCTGAAAGGAGAAGAACAGTAGATTTGGGGAGTGAGAAATTTCTTGGTCTGCCCGATCAGTTTTGTAGCATAGTAGCTATGCTATGAGGCCGGCACTACATTACATTTGACTGTCGAGACCTCATCTGTGCATACAGGAGTGACCGGTCATTATATGTCTGTGTGTGACCGTGGAGACATCATGCTTAGTCAGGGCTTAGTCATATAATTTCTTCATCGCCGCGACATCTCTCCGCATCAGCGCCAGCAACGCTCGCCGCCCCAACGCCGCCATGCCGCCCCGATTGCAGATTCTGCGGCTCGCCCGCCCGGTCCTCTCGACACCGCAACGGACAACGGTGCCGTTCGCCATCCTCGCCCAG
Coding sequences:
- a CDS encoding pheromone alpha factor receptor, yielding MEDAVQSMAVDPAKQPVTLRYPDGSTFEVDMELINRYRLYSARLAISYGTQLGSTVLLLVVLLLLTRPEKRKSSIFILNALCLTGNSVRCILTCCFVTGNLLHPYTQLSGDPSLTTASDLAVSITSTTLSFIVTALVMASLSLQVWVVCVTTGKLHRILIMGTTTTVALISVGYKFAFMITSNRATMSLMSLTPDDRIGSGSYITQAIAILLYSCVFIWKLGYAIAQRRRLKMLQFGPMQIVFIMGCQTMVIPGIFSTLQFHRLVLEAVPEIGTMVLTVVCIFLPLSAIWAGVANDSALAYRGRNGHQHLMNSQSGRGSSTLATSDSTTAFEKSRQMSCSACTHPKKREEFDTPEPSPTGKRSAAGDNGIHVGREFTVRHEDIALEHF